The stretch of DNA TAGCGTGCTACGGGCTTGGGTTTGCCTCTGCAATACCATTCAGCACACAGGATGGGCTTGTCGGTTGGCTCAGAGATAACAAGTTTCCAACACCGCATATTTTTGAAGTAGTGCCAAACATCGAAAAAGCTCTGGATGTGGTTAAACACATTGGTAAAATCCGAGAATCGTTGCCCTTTGACATTGACGGGGCTGTGATAAAGGTAAATGATTTTAAACTTAGAGAAACTCTTGGAGCACGGACAAAAGAACCGCGCTGGGCAATTGCCTTTAAGTATCAGGCACACCGAGGGGTAACAAAAATACGGGAAATCACAGTTAGCGTTGGACGCACCGGAACGCTGACCCCTGTTGCCATCCTTAGTCCTGTTTCAATCGGAGGAGTTACCGTATCTCGTTCAACTCTGCACAACTGGGATGAGATAAGACGAAAGGACATCCGCCCGGGAGACACGGTCATCGTGGAGCGTGCAGGGGATGTGATACCACACGTTGTTGAGGTTTTATATCGTGACAGCGCCGAACGAGAAACTGAATTTCCACCACCTTCTGCCTGTCCTGTGTGCGGCTCTGATGTGGTCAAAGAGGCGGCATCTGATGAAACCACAGAGGCTGCGGCATACAGGTGTATAGGGTTAAATTGCAGCGCTCAGGCCATCGGTCGCCTTAAGCACTATGTGTCACGGGCTGCTATGAATATTGAAGGACTTGGGAGGAAAACAATAGAGATGTTTTATGAAAAGGGGTTGATTAAGTCCATCACGGATATTTATAAATTAGAGGCTTTTAAAATATACGGACTTCCCGGATTTGCCGAAAAATCGGTGGATAATTTATTTATATCCATAGAAAACAGTAAAAAAGCGACCCTTGCACGGTTTCTCTACGCTCTTGGGTTAAGACATGCCGGGGAGTTTGTTTCAAAGGTTCTCGCTGTCCGTTACAAAAGCATAGATAAATTGTATCACATAAAACATGAAGAACTTGTTGAGACAGAAGGACTTGGCGAAATCATAGCTGAGAGCATTGCAGAATTTTTTAATGACGAAAAAAACATACAAGCAATAAAAGAGATTTTAAATAAAGGCGTTCAGCTAAGCAATCCCGACTATAAATCAAACGTCTCAAGCGAGGACGTACAGCCCGGGCTTTTTGGCGCTAAATTGCCACTGGATGGTTTAAAGGTTGTAATCACCGGAACTCTGCCGGTTGAGCGTAAACGGCTTGAGGCATTAATCTCAGAAAACGGAGGCAAAGTGGCCTCTGCTGTATCCAAAGAGACATCGTACGTGATAGCCGGTGACAAACCCGGTAGCAAATTTGACAAAGCAAAAATACTTAACATTAAAATCATAACCTATGAGGAATTTCTCAAACTGATGGATAAGTAGTATTAAGGGAAAGGGCTTTGCCCTCTCCCTTAAAAACCCTCTCCCACAAGGGAGCCAGCTCCCTTGACCCTAAGTTTTTTTGCTGCGATTGGGTGGTTTAATCTAATGTTGAGTTGGTTTGCTTGTTAGTAAAGAATTTTTTAACCGGCGTTCCGCCGCTTAAAAAGTTTTAATGCGAGCTCTGCCCGCACAACAGACGAGCAGATTAAAAGATTTATACGTATTACCGTTCTATATATACCAGTGCAATCAGACATAACAGTACAAATCTTATTGTTTAGGCATGGATGCCCGATTCCATTTCGTTACTTACTCGGTCTGACAAAAGCGTCTATTTTTATATAAATATCACTGAGTAATTATTGACAATCCTTATGGTTTTAAAATAATATACAAGATGGTTTTACCTATATGAAAAAAATTCATTGGTTTATAAAAGGAACATGTATGACAGACAATCAGCTTGACCCTACAACTGAAGAAATGAAGCGTTTTATAAGTGAACGGCTTGATAGAATTTTTAAATTAGATGATCTCCCCTTTGAAATTGATAAAGGACCTAAGGTCGTTTTACATATATTGCCCATTGCTTCTTTTGCTTCTCAATCAATCCCTAAAATTTTTGATTCTCCTCAATTATATGACCTGAGCTTGATGAGAATAAAACCGTTAACTCATGATTCCAACAACGATGCCTTTCTAGCTCACTCCAGTATTGATACCTCAAGCTATTGCCAGCTATTCAGAACCGGGTGTATAGAATCAGTTGAATCTGACATAATCTATAAAGAAAAAGAAGAAATATTTATACCTTATAGTGCTTTTAAAAACATAATTATTGATGCTGTTTTGAAGTACGTAACTTTTCTCAAAAAAATAAATATGCAATGTCCTATGATTGTTGTAATCACATTGTTGGATGTAAAAGGTGTTCTTTTAAAAATTGACAATAATTATACAGAGACACCGAAACCTATAGACAAAGACATGCTTATGTTTCAAGACATTTTAATTGATGACTATTCGACGGTTTTAGAAAAAACTGAATTGGAAAAACTTTTGACGCCAACTTTTGACACACTATGGAATGCCTGTGGATTACCTCGTCGCGATCACTTATGATAAAGATGGTAATTTAAGAGGCCACTTGCAAGATAACCATTAAGGCTACAGAATTCTAAAGATTAGCTAACACTGAGAGATTATACTATTAAATCTTTTCATCTGTTCATCTGTTTTGAGGGCGGAGCTCTCATTGAAACTTTTTAAGCGGCGGAACGCCGGTTGAAAAATTCTCTACCCACAAGCACACCAACAAAACATGAAACTAAACTACACAATCGCAATCAAAGAACCGGGGGTCACGGGGAATCATTCCCCGTGCAGGATAGGGTCTAAGGGAAAGGACAGAGTCCTTTCCCTTAATACTTGCATCTCCTCCCTACCGCCTTCCTGCGTGTAAATATAAAAACAGCAATTCCCGTCCAAAATACAGGCTAAGAAGCGTACCGATTGCTAAAAAGGGGCCAAAGGGAATCCTTGACTGCCAATTCCTGCCCTTTACAATCATCACCGAGATGCCATAGATTGAGCCGATAAAGCTACCGGCAAACATTGCCATAAGTACGGCTTTCCAGCCTAAGACAGCGCCGGTCATCGCCATCATCTTGATGTCACCGCCGCCCATAGCCTCTTTTTTCAAGATTTTTTCACCCAAAAAAGCTATCGTATAAAAAACCCCAAATCCAACAGCCAATCCAATTATTGAGTTTACAATACCGAGTTTCTGGCTTGTGTTAAATACATCGGGCAGTATGAAAGCGCTGGCGATGAGACCTGCTATGGCGCCAGGGATTGTTATAACATCTGGGATAATCATGTGGTCAAAATCAATAAAGATTATCACAATCATAGACGATACAAATACCATATAAAATATTGAATACGGGGTCAGGTGGAATTTATAAAACGTAAGCACATACAAAAGCCCGTTCAGTAGTTCAACTAATGGGTATCGTATTGAGATTTTTTCCTTGCAATGTCTGCATTTGCCAAGCAGTATCAAATAACTTAACACTGGGATGTTATCCCACGGTAAAATACGGGTGTGACAGTGCGGGCACGATGAGGGCGGACTCACAATAGATTTTTCCAGCGGCAGTCTGTAAATACAGACATTTAGGAATGAGCCAACAACAAGCCCAAAGGTCAAAACCACTATATAAGGAAACACCCTACCCCTCTGGTGTGCTGACTGCTGAAGCCTGTTTCTTTAATTCTTCAATCTTGTTGTCAAGCTCTGTAACATCCCGCAGATTCCTTGAAATCTCCGGATGGGTATAAACGTTAGACGGATTTTCGGCAGAGCTTAATTCATATACCTTCTCACCTATCTCAGCATACAGTGAAGTCTTTGACCTTTCAAGCTCTGTTATTTTTTCAAGGAGTTTAAATAATGCGATATCTGTTTTCAATCTGTCGGAAACAAACACGGAGACCCATTTAATTTTTTCTATCCCACGCGCCAAATCTTCTTTAAGGTCACTCCACAATTCACACCCCCCCTACCCTCAACTTTAGCTGCCTTGCCTCTGTTCCAGTATAATATCGTCAAAGTCCTTATCTGTGCCATCCAGACGCATCTTTGAGTATCGAGTCTCACTTATAATATCTATATCCCAACCGGTAAGTTTCATGGCAAGCTTTACGTTTTGCCCTTTTTTACCGATAGCCAGAGAGAGCTGTGTGTCATCAACAACGACCATAGCTGTTTTATCCTCTTCATTGATACCGATTTTATCCACCTCGGCAGGCGTCAGCGCCTTGGCTATATAGACCCTTATATCAGTGGTCCAGTGGATAATGTCTATACGTTCTCCACGTAATTCTCTCACTATAGCCTGCACACGGGTTCCTTTCATCCCAACACATGCTCCCACGGGGTCTATCGAATGATCACTGGAAAACACGGCTAATTTTGTTCTCTCCCCTGGCTCTCTGACCAGGTCTTTTATTGTAACTATCCCGTCATTAATCTCCGGAACCTCCATCTTAAAAAGCTCCGATACGAATTCCGCAGAAGCCCTCGACAATACTATCTGAGGCCCCTTTGAAGAGGGATTAACAGCCGCAATATACGCCCTTATCGTATCCCCCGACTTAAGATACTCTCTGGGCAACGTATCCCTTATCGGCAGCACAGCCTCCACTTTCCCGATGTTTATAAAGTACATCCCTTTTTCTTTTCTTTGCACCACACCTGAGGCAATTGTATGCACCTTACCGATGAATTTATCATAAATTACGTCCCTTTCAGCCTCCCGCACTTTTTGCATTATCACCTGTTTGGCTGTTTGAGCTGCAATACGTCCAAAGTCCTTTATATCAATAGGGTCTTGTATCTCATCGCCTATTTTTGCATTTTTATTAAGCAGAAGAGCATCCGGAAGTGTTATTTCAATATGTGGGTCAACAACATTATTTACTACTGTTTTTGTCTTAAATACTCTGAGTTCATAGCTTTCAGGACTTATAGTCAGCCCTATGTTTTCATTCCTTACGAATTTCCTCTTCACTGCCGTCAACATCGCCGACTCTATTGTGGCTCTCAGGTGGTCCCTCGATATCCCCTTTTCATTGCTTATCTGCTCTATTACGTACCGGATTTCTTTGCTCATCTTATCTCTATCTCCACTTTAGCTCTTGATACGTTGTCAATGGGGATTGCCACAATTCTCTTATCAACCGTAAGGGTTATCGAATCCTCCTCGACGCTTTGGAGGCGTCCCCTGAAAAAATTCTCATTACTTATCTTTTCTGCTGTTACCACATTGAGAAGTTTCCCGATATTCTTTAAGAAATCTGTCCTGCCCTTAAGCGGCCTGTCTATGCCGGGAGAGGTCACCTCAAGTGTATATGACTCAGGAAACATGTCCTCTACGTCAAGCATCACACCTACTTCACGGCTAACCCTCTCACAGTCACTTAGAGTAACTCCGCTCTCCTTATCCAACGTCAATCTCAAAAGTGTACGGCTGCCGCGGCCCTTTACCTCAACCCCGACTATATCCACACCGTTTCTCAGTGCTACCTCCTCTACGAGGTTTCTTAATTTCTTCTGCATTTCCATCATAAAAAACAAAAAAGTGGGTTAAGCCCACTCGTTAAATTAAATAAAGAGCACATAACATCACTCTTACCACTAAATAGCATTATAGCATTTTTAATTGTAAATGTCAAATAAAGGCGGTTCAAACCCTGTGGTTATTTTTATTTTGGTTAAACAAAACAAAAAAAATCTTGATTTTTTAATTTTAATTAAGATACTATTAGTACTGATGTTGATAGCGGCAATTACTAAATACATTACTACAGGCGCATGAAGGGAAAGGTATGAAAACACCAGATATGAAAAAGGGGTTGGTTGTGCACAGAAACGACATGCCGCTTTATGCAATCGGAGTGGCAGCCGAGTTGGTAGGTATAACTGACCAAACACTGCGATTATATGAAAAACACGGACTAATCAAGCCGACACGGAGAAATAAAAACAGATACTACTCGGAAAACGATGTAAAGTGGCTCCAGTGTATAAGAGATTTGATTCACAACAGAAAGATAAGTATTGAGGGATTAAAACTCCTCCTTGACTACGCTCCATGCTGGGAAATAACTAACTGTCCGGAAAAAAAGAAAAGCATGTGTTCAGCCTATGTCAACAAATCCATGTCCTGTTGGGAGTTGAGTAAAAAGAGGTGCATTAAGGAAAACGGCGACAACTGTGATGACTGTATAGTCTATTTAAAAGCTTTCAAAAAACCTTAAATAACATAAAATAAAACATGTACAAGAAAATTTCTTTAGTTTTAGTATAATATACAATAGTGCTCTTATTTGTTTAAGGAGGGAGATGTATGGCAGGGCAAAAGACGACTGGGCAGCTAAAGAAAAAAAGTTTATCATTCGGTGGTTCTGTATCAGATAAAGACCTGGTGGTGTTTACACGCCAGTTTTCAACAATGATTGATGCCGGTCTCCCACTTGTCCAGTCACTTGACATACTGTCTGAGCAATCGGAAAACCCCACATTTAAGAACATCATATATGAAATGAAATTAGAGGTCGAGGGCGGCTCTACGTTTTCCGATGCACTGAAAAAATATCCGAAAGTGTTTAACGAACTCTACGCCAATATGGTTCAGGCAGGAGAGGCCGGCGGTATTTTGGATACGGTGCTTCAGAGGCTTGCCGACTACATTGAGAAGTCCATGAGACTTAAAAAGAAAGTAAAAGGGGCCATGACTTATCCTATAGTTATCATTTCAATAGCGGTCATATGTATAGGCGTTATAATGGTATTTGTGGTACCGACGTTTGCTAAGATGTTTGCCTCATTGGGCGGCACGCTGCCGGCTCCCACAAGGGTAATCATAGCACTCAGCGGCTTTATAGCCGGCTGGGGCGGTCTTATGATTGTTGTGGTTTTTGTAGCAACTGTGTTTGTCTATAAGCAAATTCGAAGTACAGACAACGGTAAGTACATAACCGATAAGATATTCCTAAAAATGCCCATATTTGGTATTCTTATAAGAAAGGTGGCTGTTGCTAAATTTACGAGGACCCTTGGCACACTTATCTCAAGTGGAGTGCCTATTCTTGAGGGACTTGAAAACACCGCAAGAACCTCTGGCAATAAAGTTGTGGAAAGAACAATTTATTCGGTAAGAAGCGCAGTAACAGAGGGGTTGCCGTTATCAGATCCTCTTAGCAAGGCAGGGGTTTTTCCGCCCATGGTCACCAGCATGATTGCAATAGGAGAGTCAACCGGAGCGCTGGATGCTATGTTAAATAAAATAGCTGACTTTTACGACGAAGAGGTTGACAACACCGTTTCAAATCTGACAGCCCTCATGGAACCTCTCATGATAGTTTTTCTGGGCGGAACTGTTGGATTTACTGTAGTTGCAATGTACTTGCCCATCTTTAAGATGGTCACTCTTATTAAGTAAACTTGTTTGTTGAAATAAGAAAAATCCGTGCTCTGATTCTTCTCAGAGTCGGCATCACATATCTTTTACTTGCATCGTTTTTTCTCTATGGCGGAAAGTTTGCCGTTTTTCCATACCCTGATTTGCTTTCCAATCTGGCTGTGTTTATATTCATCCTTACGATTCTTTACCTGCTAGTACTTAAAAGACTGCAGAAAACCCCAGATTCTAAAACCACCGGCAGGTTTCATTTATTTACTTATTTTCAGATTGTTTTTGATTCCTTTATTATTTTTTTTCTGATTATTATAACAGGGGGAATAGACAGCTGGTTTTCCTTTCTGCTGCTTGTAAATGTTATTTCTGCCGGGGTCACACTTGGCCGGGCCCCAATTATGATAATGGCATCATTAAATTCAATCGGTTACGGTACAGTCATCGTGCTGCAATTTTACCAGATACTGAAAGTTCCATATTCTGCGACTCTGATTGGCCAGGACTTCTTTTACAACATATTTGCAAACATGACGGCTCTTTTTCTAACCGCTTATTTAAGCCGCCATCTCCTTATCAGGCTTGAGAAAACCTCAAGCACACTTAAACAAGCTGAAAGTAATTTTCAAGACCTCTATTCATTTCATCAGGAGGTGATAGAAAACATACCGGCTGGCTTGATTTACACAGATAAGGACGGTAAAATTATGCTCTTTAACCGGCCAGCTGAAAAGATAACAGGCATTTCAAGAGAAACAGCAACCGATAAGACACTGTATGACATCTTTAAATTTGTACCTGTTCAAATGGATACCGGAATTTTTAAAGGCACTATTACGGATTATACAGATGATAGTGAAAAGATTATAGAAATGAAAATCTCAACCCATACAAATAACTCAGGTCAACTGCTGGGATTTGTTACAGCCTTTGAGGACCAGACCAGAATAACTGAGCTACAGAGGGATATGAAGGAAAAGGAGAAATTAGCAGCCATAGGAGAGCTTTCCGCAAACATAGCCCATGAGATAAGAAATCCTCTTGCTGCGCTCAGGACTTCAATAGAGATGCTTCGGGAGGACAGTCTTTCAGGCACACTAAAACCAGAGCGTACAACCCGCATCATGGACATTGCAATTAAGGAAATGGACAGACTCAACAAAATTATAACTGATTTTCTCATATACTCAAGCCCAAAACCTCCCAATCTTACCTCGGTTTATTTAAACAAGGTGCTGCGAGAGAGTGTGGACATGCTCCGCACCTCTGTGATAACCTATGCTGAGGGCAGCAGGCATATAAGCATTAACTATGACGAACCGGAGAGTTCGCTAAATGTTCATTGTGATGAGGATAAAATTAAGCAGGTGTTTTTGAATCTTGGTATAAATGCCTTGCAATCGTTGACAGCGGGCGGAACTCTCAGTATTTCTGTTAAACGTCTCGGTGATTTTGTTAAAATAACATTCAGCGATACCGGTACGGGTATTGATAGTGATGTTTTAAAGAAGATATTTTATCCCTTTTATACCACCAAAAGAGGGGGCTCCGGTTTAGGGCTTGCCATAGTCTACAGGATAATAGAGGAGCATTCGGGGAAAATAAAGGTGGTTAGTTTTCCCCAAAAAGGAACTACGTTTGACATCTTTTTACCCGGAGGCGGATAGAAATGGAGTATGGAAAAATCCTTATAGTGGAAGACGAAAAGAGTATGAACGAAATTCTAAGGATGCTTTTAGAGGGAGAGGGGTATGAGGTTGTTTCAGCATATGACGGCAGGGAGGGGCTTGAGGCTGTAAAGAAAGACATCTTTGACATAGTGCTTACAGATATTAAGATGCCTGTGCAAACCGGCTTTGAGGTTCTAAGGGAGGTGAAAGAACAAAGTCCTGAGACAATCGTGATAATGATAACAGCCTTTGGAACCACAGAGGACGCTATTGAGGCAATGAAGGCCGGGGCTTACGACTACGTAAATAAACCATTTAAAATAGATGAAATACGGTTAATCATAAAAAAAGCGCTTGAAAAACGGCATCTTAGCAGAGAAGTTAAAAATCTGAAAGACCAATTGGACGG from Nitrospirota bacterium encodes:
- a CDS encoding ribosome maturation factor RimP, translating into MQKKLRNLVEEVALRNGVDIVGVEVKGRGSRTLLRLTLDKESGVTLSDCERVSREVGVMLDVEDMFPESYTLEVTSPGIDRPLKGRTDFLKNIGKLLNVVTAEKISNENFFRGRLQSVEEDSITLTVDKRIVAIPIDNVSRAKVEIEIR
- the ligA gene encoding NAD-dependent DNA ligase LigA yields the protein MADAKAEIEALVKELNYHSYKYYVLDAPEITDEQYDLMYGRLKELQTKYGYVPNDSPTERVGGKPLDKFEKAHHRIPMLSLDDTFSFEEAIEFDRRVKRLLDTPSDICYSVEVKYDGLAVELSYERGTLVRGSTRGDGLTGEDVTQNIKTIKAIPLKIPGGNVPEEIEIRGEIFMKRDDFIKVNELRIAQGDQPFANPRNAAAGAIRQLDPNITAQRKVQIACYGLGFASAIPFSTQDGLVGWLRDNKFPTPHIFEVVPNIEKALDVVKHIGKIRESLPFDIDGAVIKVNDFKLRETLGARTKEPRWAIAFKYQAHRGVTKIREITVSVGRTGTLTPVAILSPVSIGGVTVSRSTLHNWDEIRRKDIRPGDTVIVERAGDVIPHVVEVLYRDSAERETEFPPPSACPVCGSDVVKEAASDETTEAAAYRCIGLNCSAQAIGRLKHYVSRAAMNIEGLGRKTIEMFYEKGLIKSITDIYKLEAFKIYGLPGFAEKSVDNLFISIENSKKATLARFLYALGLRHAGEFVSKVLAVRYKSIDKLYHIKHEELVETEGLGEIIAESIAEFFNDEKNIQAIKEILNKGVQLSNPDYKSNVSSEDVQPGLFGAKLPLDGLKVVITGTLPVERKRLEALISENGGKVASAVSKETSYVIAGDKPGSKFDKAKILNIKIITYEEFLKLMDK
- a CDS encoding prepilin peptidase → MFPYIVVLTFGLVVGSFLNVCIYRLPLEKSIVSPPSSCPHCHTRILPWDNIPVLSYLILLGKCRHCKEKISIRYPLVELLNGLLYVLTFYKFHLTPYSIFYMVFVSSMIVIIFIDFDHMIIPDVITIPGAIAGLIASAFILPDVFNTSQKLGIVNSIIGLAVGFGVFYTIAFLGEKILKKEAMGGGDIKMMAMTGAVLGWKAVLMAMFAGSFIGSIYGISVMIVKGRNWQSRIPFGPFLAIGTLLSLYFGRELLFLYLHAGRR
- the nusA gene encoding transcription termination/antitermination protein NusA — protein: MSKEIRYVIEQISNEKGISRDHLRATIESAMLTAVKRKFVRNENIGLTISPESYELRVFKTKTVVNNVVDPHIEITLPDALLLNKNAKIGDEIQDPIDIKDFGRIAAQTAKQVIMQKVREAERDVIYDKFIGKVHTIASGVVQRKEKGMYFINIGKVEAVLPIRDTLPREYLKSGDTIRAYIAAVNPSSKGPQIVLSRASAEFVSELFKMEVPEINDGIVTIKDLVREPGERTKLAVFSSDHSIDPVGACVGMKGTRVQAIVRELRGERIDIIHWTTDIRVYIAKALTPAEVDKIGINEEDKTAMVVVDDTQLSLAIGKKGQNVKLAMKLTGWDIDIISETRYSKMRLDGTDKDFDDIILEQRQGS
- a CDS encoding PAS domain-containing protein, translated to MFVEIRKIRALILLRVGITYLLLASFFLYGGKFAVFPYPDLLSNLAVFIFILTILYLLVLKRLQKTPDSKTTGRFHLFTYFQIVFDSFIIFFLIIITGGIDSWFSFLLLVNVISAGVTLGRAPIMIMASLNSIGYGTVIVLQFYQILKVPYSATLIGQDFFYNIFANMTALFLTAYLSRHLLIRLEKTSSTLKQAESNFQDLYSFHQEVIENIPAGLIYTDKDGKIMLFNRPAEKITGISRETATDKTLYDIFKFVPVQMDTGIFKGTITDYTDDSEKIIEMKISTHTNNSGQLLGFVTAFEDQTRITELQRDMKEKEKLAAIGELSANIAHEIRNPLAALRTSIEMLREDSLSGTLKPERTTRIMDIAIKEMDRLNKIITDFLIYSSPKPPNLTSVYLNKVLRESVDMLRTSVITYAEGSRHISINYDEPESSLNVHCDEDKIKQVFLNLGINALQSLTAGGTLSISVKRLGDFVKITFSDTGTGIDSDVLKKIFYPFYTTKRGGSGLGLAIVYRIIEEHSGKIKVVSFPQKGTTFDIFLPGGG
- a CDS encoding MerR family transcriptional regulator; translation: MKTPDMKKGLVVHRNDMPLYAIGVAAELVGITDQTLRLYEKHGLIKPTRRNKNRYYSENDVKWLQCIRDLIHNRKISIEGLKLLLDYAPCWEITNCPEKKKSMCSAYVNKSMSCWELSKKRCIKENGDNCDDCIVYLKAFKKP
- a CDS encoding type II secretion system F family protein, producing the protein MAGQKTTGQLKKKSLSFGGSVSDKDLVVFTRQFSTMIDAGLPLVQSLDILSEQSENPTFKNIIYEMKLEVEGGSTFSDALKKYPKVFNELYANMVQAGEAGGILDTVLQRLADYIEKSMRLKKKVKGAMTYPIVIISIAVICIGVIMVFVVPTFAKMFASLGGTLPAPTRVIIALSGFIAGWGGLMIVVVFVATVFVYKQIRSTDNGKYITDKIFLKMPIFGILIRKVAVAKFTRTLGTLISSGVPILEGLENTARTSGNKVVERTIYSVRSAVTEGLPLSDPLSKAGVFPPMVTSMIAIGESTGALDAMLNKIADFYDEEVDNTVSNLTALMEPLMIVFLGGTVGFTVVAMYLPIFKMVTLIK